A region of the Phyllopteryx taeniolatus isolate TA_2022b chromosome 9, UOR_Ptae_1.2, whole genome shotgun sequence genome:
cattttctgtcgcgcttctcctcacgggggtcgcgggcgtgccggagcctataccagctatcatcgggcaggaggcggggtccaccctgaactggttgccagccaatcgcagggcacatacaaacaaacaaccattcgcccaaaaaatctgacatcgaATAAGTCCACTCCATTCGTTGCCGCTACACTGCGTCCATTTGACACACTGACGAATCATCTTGTGtgttggaaagaaagaaagaaagaaagaaagaaagaaagaaagaggtcTTTCTTCACAAtaatctgtcattgtgttaattgaaatttcatggatcaaacgtactagtggtatcggtactcggtattggtgagtactcaagagtaaTACTCGTACTGTTATCGGTCTAAAAAAGtaagtggtatcgaacatccctaaTACATACGTGTGTACTCGAAGAAGACAAAACGCTCAATAacccgcagtaatattagtcatttttcgcagaggatataGAATACTGTAAATGCCTGTGTGTAACGTAACAATactgttgtttttaatattgtctgtctacatgtggtGCTGCATCGTTTGCATTCAAATGTCTGTTGCTGAAagggctattttatttttttaagaattgttccCTAGCTGCTGCTTGCTGGGAAATTCGCTGGCACGCACCATCTCGTGCTCCCAACTAAACCTTTTGGCACGTATCTGGGGGCGCAACCCCAAACTCAACAATTGTTGTGGTTTTTAATTGAAGTGAAGCGGGAGTCACTCACTGCGAGTGACCCGGCACCTCACGTTTGCAAACATTCTGAAAAGGTCTCCCCTCGCTGCTGCAGGCGCAGAGGCGTGGCCCGCGGGCGTGTGCCTCAAGTACATCGGCGGCGACCAGTTCGGCCACGTCAACACGGTGATGGTGAAGTCTCTGGAGCCCCGGGAAGTGGCCGACGTCAGCGTGCAGATGAGAAGCCCCGCCTCGCCCGGCATGTACCAGGGCCAGTGGAGGATGTGTACCGCCGGCGGCTTGTTCTACGGAGGTACGGCGCAGTGGGAAGGCATTTCCAAATAAATGAgccattattcattcattcattcattcattcattcattgtttttgtaatataaagtGACCCAAGAAAAAGTTCTTTCACAATTCCAGGTTTTGGGTTCAAGCCTGTATTATGTTTCAAACGAGGGTCGGGGTTTGAAATGAGGGTTTTTCAACttgggttacggtttcaagcaatggttagggtttaaaaatgACAGTTTCGAGCCAGGGCCAGGGTTTGAAAGTAGGCTCTCAATCTAGAATTGGGGATTCAAGCCAGAGTTAGGCTTTCAACTTTGGGTTATAATTGAGACCTTAGTAAACCTTGTGGAATATTTCAGATTTCCCAGAATTCTTGAGTGTTGAGCGTTAGCAGCTCTACACAATACTTGCTAAGTAATAACCTGGTTGGGACTAGTGTCATCATATAAATGGCATAACGACATGCAAAGTGAAACGCGTGTGCCCGTCGTTTGTGGCCAGACGTGATCTGGGTGATCCTGAGCGTGGAGGTGGGCGGCCTCCTGGGCGTCACGCAGCAGCTGTCGTCCTTCGAGACAGAGTTCAACACGCAGCCCCAGCGTGACGTGCAAGACGACTTCAACCCGTTCGCCTCGCCGCACAAGAACAAGCGAGACGCCGACCGCGGCGGCGAAGGCAATGGCGAGAACACGGCGTCTCATAATGCCGCCAACAGGGCGTCAAACGGCCTGCGGGCCAATCTGACGCCGGTGACGCGCGGACAGGTACGCTCTTTGAAACATATTTAGTGGTTTTACAGTTTATTCCCAATACAGGATACTACTTTTTCTCAACAATATgaatttttcttaaaaacacatttttttaaatatcctcATTTctcaaaaattcatttttttgtgaaaataactttttcttttttcctaaaTGTGAcctgtgaaagttttttttctctaaaatgtGACTTTCCTCCAAATATACAAcgttttttttgaaaaaatatttgttttcgaaaataaaaaaaaatactttttcttgaaaattttTCAAAGATATGtggcttttttcttgaaaataaacacatttttcttggAAACGTACTTTCtggaaaatatatgaaaaaaataacgtttttgtcaaaagtacaactttttcttagtctgtttttagttttttttctcacagaaatgtacaacttttttaTTCTCAAAAATATGCAGCTTGAGTCTacaaagtaaaatgttttacaaattaaaatgttatttctccaaaatactttctttttttgtaaaaaaaaaacaaaaaacaatacccTAGTCCTTCTCAAATATATACGTCgtttttcctcaaaatgtaAGCCTTTCTTTATTTCTCTAGAAACAAGTCTGTAAACACCATGACGCCCTTGGgatctggaacggattaatggcatttccattcatctcaatggggaaagatgatttgagattgcgactgtttttatcttttcacttttttccccaggGTGTTCATGGACCGTATCCCTTTGGACAGAGCTAGAATGGCCCTCACCTCTCGGAGTCCTCAAAGGGGAGCGTGGACGAACTGTTGTTTTCTAACGACTCTCCACAACGCCCCCTTGGCACgcggacggcggcggcggcggcggcggcgaccaAACGTCTCGCCCGCATGTGCGAACGCTTCTTTCagaatttcttttgtttgttttgtttttcttcaagcaTCCGGGTCATCCGCTCACCACACACTCTGGCCGTCGCCCGGACGTCTTGACAAGACGTCGGCCTTAAAAAGTCCGCACGTTCGTTCACCTGGATTCCCCTCGTGCTCGCGTATCCGATTACTTCAAGGCTTACCTTCCTTCCATCTTTCTGGGCGGCAATTGCGTCTCAAACACCCGCGTAGACAAACTCTCCCAAAGACAACAGCCACACGGGGGCCCTGCTGTGACTTCACGGGatagagtgagtgagtgagtgagtgagtgtgtgtttgtgtttgtttttagggTGGGCTTTCAAAAGCGTGCAGAAGTAATGAGAAAGGGTTGAATAAGCCATGAGGAAAAAGTCTATTTTGCCCCGTGAGTGGTTGTATTTTTCCACGTCTGTGTGTTTTAGctctgtgtttgcgtgtgttgcATTCAATTGACAAAGAAAAGGGAGTGTGCTTGTGATTGTTTACCATTTGAAGATTGCCCCAAACCCACTCATGAATCATccacattatttatttgtattctggGTCAGCAGGTGGTGCTAGAAATCAAACTCAAatctcaagtgtgtgtgtgcgcgcgtgcgtgcgttgcAATGAATCCAAGGAAAAGGTGACGCTGATTCCGCTTTGATGGAGAATTGGGCACTGATGTTCTTTTCCTGCTGTTTGCACAAACAAAGAAATCCGatgaattttgttgttcaatttttttcttttcttttttttgggggggtgggggggcttgtTGTGGAACCTGGCGCATCTTCATCATCTTCCGTCATTCCCCCAACCCCGAATAAGGTTTGTTTTGTTCACAGCTTTGAGTTGAAACACGCACCAAATGGTTTTTCATGGAAGCGATTTTTATCATCAGTATGTCAGCCAGAGGCTTTGAAAGTGTATTTTTGAATGGAGAATAAAATGGGAAAAGTCGGCATGGTGCTGTGAGAGGATGTTCCTCGAGTTTCCTGATTGTCTCCTAGCGtcatttttttacttatttacttCCATTTTAAACATCATCATGTTTGGGAGTTAAAGAAATGTGTATTAAAATGACTAATGCATCTCAAATGATATTCAGAACgcagcaaacaaaaaaatgtaaaaccttTCATGTAAAATAGTACACATAAAAGATTTCTAAAAAAATTGCCTTTATTCCCTGCAtatatatgatttattttctcccaaatataaatcaattttgaaagtgtatatatatatttttttcttgaaaatatacaaaaaaagttatctgaactatacaactttttttcttttaaaaaaagtcaatgtttttctcccaaaatataCTAGTTACTTTGAaagtctaaaaaatatatatttttagtctCAAATATATGTGGCATTTCCCTTGAAAACatccaaaattgaaaaatatgaaacatatttttgatatcacaaaaatctgacatagggacaggggtgtgtagactttttatatcaactgtCTATGGCTGTTTTTCTTAAACTATACAACTTTTTGAGGGGGGGTGGGGTAAAAACATTATTCTCAAAATATACAGCTTCCTGgaaatatgactttttccttgaaaatgtcACGCCCCATTTTTATTCAACCtttcttgaaatttttttttcctcccctcaaATGTATTTCTCTGACCGCTTTGACTATTTTgttggaaaatatatatttttcaaaaatatacaacttaaaaatgtatgactttttatacgtaatatacagtatataatataataatcaattataaataatttaGCGTTTTAACAAcagtgtcatttaaaatgatctttttcaaatgtgagaATACAGCACTTTTATATACTTTATATAATATCATTTGCTTATGTAAGTGTACCTAACGATGTTGCCAGTGCGTGTATAGATGACATTAGGCAGAAAACAATCCATTCATAAGGTGTTTAATCTAAAAGGTGTGGCTggatacacacacgtgtacaaatattgacttgaaaaaaaaaaaagtaataccgAAGATTCAGTGCTATcgtatctgcctcacagctttCATCGGTACTCAGTCGCCCCGCTCTCTGTGTTTGACAACTGCTGTCAAGTCAAACAGACGCCACAAAGCGTATcacacaaaaatatcacaattgaaaaaaaaatatctatcgggtggggggggggggggtgaaattgtGGTGACGGTGTCATGAAAAACGGGTTTCTCCTGGCGGCCAACTGAAATGTGTTATTTAGAAATCACTGATCTTAATctcaactcacacacacacacacacacaacttagATGAGTTttgacaaattgaaaaaaaaaaaaaaaaaaaaggaagggtggggggggggggggaaacattgGTCGTAAGGTTCTTGTATTTTTGTTCTGTCAGTTGAATGGAAAGGTTTCCTTAAGTTCGTGAGAGTGCACTGAGGGGTCAACGTGACAGGAAGGAAGTGCCATCTGCTTGATGGAAGAGCTCCACTTGGCAGCGTGGCGGGAATATGATTATGTGGCTTTCACCAACCAGGAAGGAGGGAACGCCGCGGGCATCATAAACGACAAGAAGCAGTGCCAAAAAGCGGCCAGTAAAGACGATTTGATGTGGAAGCAGAAAATGCTGCAATGTGTGTCAGATGATTGTGGACTGAAGAGACTTATGGCCCTCGTtcaatttttacaaataaaggtttttggtttttttttcttgaaaatatgacttttgcCTATATATTATGTGAATTTTCTTTGtcgaaaatatgcatttttctcaaggaaaaacttttttccctaaaaaaaaaaaaaaaaaaaaaaagcacattgtaCTTGGAAATGTGCatctttttctccaaaattttAATTTTGGGCCTAACCCTTGAAAATTGAACATATGTATTCTCAGAAAATCTATACAAAATGTGACTTCTTcatcaaaaataatgaaaatgatatactgtagatatgacttttttttctctataaaaactgaaaatctcaaacaattctccaaaacataaaatatttgttcttaaaagttgaaaaacaatGGAATCATGttcctttttaatgtattttttcccaaaatcggtttctcaaaaatgaaaaaaaccaaTTCCACAAATCTACAAATTTCCTTGAAATTTCTTTCTGAAAATatacaagttttgctctgagtAATAATCCacttttacaaaacattttaagtgtattatttttttatttttgaaaatgtcttttttttttttttcccctttaacaTGTAAAACCTTTCTAAAGAAATGATACAGCATTCAAGCAACCAGGTTTTCCTCATCGTTTTGAGCAATTGGTCATTTGGCAATAGCTTACAGCAACATCTCGCACTGTCGACGAAGTCGTTCATTTCTGGAACGCCGAACTTATTGCAAAATTTGGCATTATGAACTAAACTAGCTCCTTTAAAAATGTGTGAACTCAACTTTTTAGTCTTTCGCTTTTCCAACACTGCAAGTACGCTGTTGCGTGTGATGTTGCATTTGGGACGTGAACATGTAACGATGTGTTGGGCGTCCCGCAGTGGAATTCAGCATCACGTCACCTTTGACCTCACGCAAAATCACCATCGCCTTAGGCCAAAGAATGTTTGTTGACCGCCGCGGGGCAACCTTGTTGACACAGGGGCCACCTGCACATGCTCATGACTCACGCGCGTTGACATGGCGTCTGTTAGCTCGTATTAGCTGGCCGGCGCTCAGGCGTGACGTTGTTGATCGGCATCCAAAAGAAAGTTCACACGCCGCTCAAAGAAACTGCCATGCAAATGACTAAAGCCCAAAGCTAACATGCTATCTTGCCAATCCCTCTGCCATTTTCTATAACATTTTGATTCATGTCCACTGTCTTCTGTCAGAAAATACATGCAAATATATTTGGGTGTTTTATAGAAGCGTGTAACACCTGttgtattatttgtgtttgttcctAGGCAGAGTTCATCTTTGTTGCTGCACCGCTacctgttgctaggcagaatttgtgaatcaGTTGTGCGCCTCAAAGCCCATTTATAAAAATGGGTAATATGCGACACGGTAAGGATAATTTCACGGATTAACAATCAGCAAGTTTTAGTCATTTCAaccttttccccccctcaaaaacCTTTAACTTGTTTTCTCAAAAGCattcgaccccccccccccccccacacacacacacacaaaatatatttatttattttatttttttataaaaaaaaaaaaaaaaaaagattttttttctcaaatatttaaTGGTATAACTTGataatataaaaacacattaatggtgtaaaaagttgATTTATCTTTTTTGTATCACAAGAAACATGGCACtcaaacaggggtgtgtagactttttatagccactgttcTGACAGCCTAGAAAACAAGCTCACTTTCATCCAGTGGGGTTAACGAGCTGTATGATGAGGCCTGAGCTGatgtgcgcgcacacgcacacacgtaggcacacacagacgcgcacacacgccAGCTTGCGTGCGTAGATAAACAAGGCGCCCCTATAAATTGGAATAGCTGTCAATGGAGGTGGAATTCCTCCGCTGTCGCAGGTGCTTTGACTCCAGACAAGTGTGCAGTTGGCCTTCAGGCTGACACTCTCAACTTAACTCATATTATTAATGCAGTATTATTCTATTCCTATCTTGAAGTCGacacttgagtttttttttgggttcccaccgccacccccaccccccccccccccccgatgcaCCCCCGTCCCAAAGCAGCGGCCGGCCGTCCCCTCAGGTGGTCGCACTTCATCCCGGCTTAAAGCCGCCGAGAGCATCACTTCATCGTGCGACCGTCAACAGCTTCGTTTGTACAATCTCAACCAAGGTAAGAGGTCGCCCACTCGTCTTGAGTGCCTTCGTACTGATACAAAAATCATAGTCATATTTTATacgaattttattttattgcaaaatatgagCTCTTGTTAGCTCTATTTTAAGAGGCTCAAAACTATTTGGAGAAGGGGCATACGCATTTTATTCAGTTGTAGTTATCTATGATTTTAAGATGTTTCCCAAAAAGGGGGAATTTTATTATCTCCAAATATTGatttcaatgttttcctttttcatttcattgcatTGTAGTGGACTGCAAAATATGGCTTTTGAAGCTCCATTTGTAAAGGCTCCAAACTAGTTGGATAAAGTGACATA
Encoded here:
- the ilrun gene encoding protein ILRUN — its product is MEGTDMDVDAELMQKFSCMGTTDKDVLITEFQRLLGFQLNPAGCAFFLDMTNWNLQAAIGAYYDFESPSINTPSMSFVEDVTIGEGESVPPDTPFTKTWRIQNSGAEAWPAGVCLKYIGGDQFGHVNTVMVKSLEPREVADVSVQMRSPASPGMYQGQWRMCTAGGLFYGDVIWVILSVEVGGLLGVTQQLSSFETEFNTQPQRDVQDDFNPFASPHKNKRDADRGGEGNGENTASHNAANRASNGLRANLTPVTRGQGVHGPYPFGQS